The following are encoded in a window of Prochlorococcus marinus CUG1417 genomic DNA:
- a CDS encoding peptidylprolyl isomerase, which yields MQKFLSNQNKLFLILSIIILQVFLIKPTQVLADLPTGNAVKDPNAILRNALPIKQVELQEIQHKLEETSDLVRGGRWPALTKTVTKCQSLLKKYQSKIIQELPNDKKKIAEKTFLELKENFNSLQDYSKSKDKYSFIATRRDALDKIGGIEEYFLPNKFPYSIPEEFDNLPRLLGRAKVNIKTSKGDMQAIVDGFNAPLTAGAFIDLSSKNFYKDLPINRAEEFFVLQTGDPIGDAIGFIDPETNEERHVPLEIRIPDEKDTFYNQTFEDLGLYTETPTLPFATLGTLGWSHSNTAVDDGSSQFFFFLYEAELNPAGRNLIDGRNAAFGYVVNGFDVLEELTKDDTIISIDVLEGIENLKLNA from the coding sequence ATGCAAAAATTCTTATCAAATCAGAACAAACTTTTCTTAATTCTATCAATCATAATTTTACAGGTTTTTCTCATTAAACCAACTCAAGTACTAGCTGATTTACCTACTGGAAATGCAGTAAAAGACCCTAATGCAATCCTCAGAAACGCTCTCCCTATCAAGCAAGTTGAGTTACAAGAAATTCAACACAAATTAGAAGAAACTAGTGACCTTGTAAGAGGAGGAAGATGGCCTGCTCTTACGAAAACTGTTACAAAATGTCAATCTTTACTAAAAAAATACCAAAGTAAAATTATTCAAGAATTGCCAAACGATAAAAAGAAAATTGCTGAAAAAACATTTTTAGAGCTCAAAGAAAATTTTAATAGCCTTCAAGATTATTCTAAATCAAAAGATAAATACTCATTTATAGCGACCCGAAGAGATGCTTTAGATAAAATAGGTGGGATAGAAGAATATTTTCTACCAAATAAATTTCCATATTCTATACCCGAAGAATTTGATAATTTACCAAGATTACTGGGCAGAGCAAAAGTCAATATAAAAACCTCCAAAGGAGATATGCAAGCTATTGTGGATGGATTTAACGCACCACTTACAGCTGGAGCATTTATAGATTTATCATCAAAAAACTTCTACAAAGATTTACCGATTAACAGAGCAGAAGAATTTTTTGTATTGCAAACAGGTGATCCAATTGGTGATGCAATTGGATTCATAGATCCTGAAACAAATGAAGAACGTCACGTTCCTCTAGAAATTAGAATTCCTGATGAAAAGGATACTTTTTATAATCAAACTTTTGAAGATTTAGGTCTTTACACAGAGACGCCAACATTACCTTTTGCAACACTTGGAACTCTAGGATGGTCCCATTCAAATACCGCAGTTGATGATGGCTCATCGCAATTTTTCTTCTTTTTATATGAAGCAGAATTAAATCCAGCAGGTCGTAATTTAATAGACGGGCGGAATGCTGCATTTGGTTACGTTGTAAATGGATTTGATGTATTAGAAGAGCTCACTAAAGATGACACAATAATTTCAATAGATGTTTTAGAAGGGATTGAAAACCTCAAATTAAATGCATAA
- the efp gene encoding elongation factor P — protein MISSNDFRTGTTIELDGQVWRVVEFLHVKPGKGSAFVRTKLKSVQSGNVVEKTFRAGESVQQAILEKSNLQHTYVESGDYVFMDMTSFEETRLSAEQIGRGAKYLKEGMEVNVIFHNGKVLEVELPISITLKVTETDPGVKGDTASGGTKPAILETGAQVMVPLFISVGEMIKVDTRNDSYLGREN, from the coding sequence ATGATTTCCAGTAACGATTTTCGCACAGGTACCACCATCGAATTGGATGGACAAGTTTGGCGTGTTGTAGAATTTCTACATGTCAAGCCTGGTAAGGGTTCTGCGTTTGTGCGAACAAAATTAAAATCAGTTCAAAGCGGCAACGTGGTTGAAAAAACTTTTCGAGCCGGAGAATCAGTACAACAGGCTATCCTTGAGAAGTCTAACCTGCAACATACTTATGTGGAGTCTGGAGATTATGTTTTTATGGATATGACAAGTTTCGAAGAGACAAGACTTTCCGCTGAGCAAATCGGGAGAGGCGCAAAGTATTTGAAAGAAGGTATGGAGGTTAATGTAATTTTCCATAATGGTAAAGTTTTAGAAGTTGAACTTCCAATATCTATTACTTTGAAAGTTACAGAGACTGACCCTGGAGTTAAAGGTGATACTGCAAGTGGGGGTACTAAACCAGCTATTCTGGAAACAGGTGCTCAAGTTATGGTTCCTTTATTTATTTCGGTAGGAGAAATGATTAAGGTGGATACACGTAACGATAGTTATCTTGGACGTGAAAATTAA
- the accB gene encoding acetyl-CoA carboxylase biotin carboxyl carrier protein translates to MAMKLDHEDLNRLIDKISLSDIQEFSLEGEDFKLEIKRNLNDQTHLNNNLVSNTSFDSQSISNQKTINDNLSLANEPEVPQVAPPGRADLVEITSPMVGTFYRAAAPGEAPFVEVGNLIKVGQTICILEAMKLMNEIESEFNAEIVEILVENGTPVEFGQVLMRVKQS, encoded by the coding sequence ATGGCTATGAAATTAGATCATGAAGACTTAAATCGCTTAATAGATAAGATCTCTTTAAGCGATATTCAAGAATTCTCACTAGAGGGAGAAGATTTTAAACTCGAAATAAAACGGAATTTAAATGATCAGACTCATTTAAATAATAATTTAGTTTCTAATACTTCATTTGATAGCCAATCAATTTCCAATCAAAAAACTATCAATGATAATTTATCATTGGCAAATGAGCCTGAAGTGCCCCAGGTGGCACCTCCAGGCCGTGCAGATCTAGTTGAAATTACTTCTCCTATGGTAGGAACCTTTTACAGGGCAGCAGCCCCTGGGGAGGCTCCATTTGTCGAAGTAGGAAACCTTATTAAGGTTGGCCAGACGATTTGTATTTTGGAAGCTATGAAGTTAATGAATGAAATTGAATCTGAATTTAATGCGGAAATAGTAGAGATTCTTGTGGAGAATGGAACGCCAGTTGAATTTGGTCAAGTTTTAATGCGAGTTAAGCAGTCTTGA
- the pdxA gene encoding 4-hydroxythreonine-4-phosphate dehydrogenase PdxA, which yields MNTKNTENSFKIVITVGDESGIGPEIILKALCSDEIPENIDFLLVGSKKNLQNTYRHLKSLGIENLANPNYLKIHDLEISSAKNNSPSSYGNASFYYLKKAIEIVKEYPNSALVTGPICKKSWSLAGHFYSGQTEVLAKSCGVKNVGMLFTAKSPITGWRFNTLLATTHIALCEVPKKLTTELIHSKLDLFRDFCSTYINKPTLKVAGLNPHAGEEGILGSEEKDWLNKALLDWNKRNRDIKLLGPLSPDSCWNSSAKAWRDKDAEHHDGILAMYHDQGLIPMKVIALNYSVNTTIGLPFIRTSPDHGTGFDITGKGIAQCQSMIEAIKAAIEITRNSRLLNSH from the coding sequence ATGAATACTAAAAATACAGAAAATTCATTTAAAATTGTAATAACGGTGGGAGATGAATCTGGCATAGGACCTGAAATAATCTTAAAAGCTCTTTGTTCTGATGAAATACCAGAAAATATTGACTTTTTATTAGTTGGTTCAAAAAAAAATCTACAAAATACATATAGGCACCTTAAGTCTTTAGGAATAGAAAACCTCGCAAATCCTAATTATTTAAAAATTCATGATCTTGAAATTTCATCAGCTAAAAATAACTCTCCATCAAGTTATGGAAATGCTAGTTTTTATTACTTGAAAAAAGCAATTGAAATTGTAAAAGAATATCCTAATTCAGCACTTGTAACTGGACCAATTTGTAAAAAATCATGGTCATTAGCGGGTCATTTCTACTCTGGTCAAACTGAAGTGTTAGCAAAATCATGTGGAGTGAAAAATGTTGGAATGTTATTCACCGCAAAATCACCAATTACAGGCTGGAGATTTAATACTTTACTAGCCACAACCCACATAGCTCTTTGTGAGGTTCCTAAAAAATTAACCACAGAACTAATCCATTCCAAATTAGATCTTTTCAGGGATTTTTGTAGCACCTATATTAATAAACCTACTTTAAAAGTTGCCGGATTAAACCCTCATGCTGGCGAAGAAGGGATTTTGGGTAGTGAAGAAAAAGATTGGCTTAATAAAGCATTGCTTGATTGGAATAAAAGGAATAGAGATATTAAATTATTAGGGCCTTTGTCCCCAGATAGCTGCTGGAATTCGTCAGCAAAAGCTTGGAGAGACAAAGATGCTGAACATCATGATGGTATTCTTGCAATGTATCATGATCAAGGTTTAATACCGATGAAAGTTATAGCTCTTAATTACTCAGTAAATACCACTATAGGTTTGCCTTTTATAAGAACATCTCCAGATCATGGAACGGGATTTGATATTACTGGCAAAGGGATAGCTCAATGTCAAAGCATGATTGAGGCTATAAAGGCTGCGATTGAAATTACTAGAAATTCAAGACTGCTTAACTCGCATTAA
- a CDS encoding SDR family NAD(P)-dependent oxidoreductase, which produces MKNTASSLDNKKKFLILGCGFSGSFFAKAIRKFGCTALTTSRSENSDPNNYVFNSEKGIVPNDKIFDGVTHILSCIPPDKNGKDPVLGSLQNKIKSLSIEWAGYLSTTGVYGNKDGDWVSEIDKPNPFQKRSHNRLNCEKEWIKSGLPVQIFRLPGIYGPGRSTFEAIRNQKIRVISKKDQVFSRIHVADITNAIIYLLKNKDSLKFHQIINIADDEPCPQIEVIQYCYNKLGLKMPKPILFEEAQKELSPIALSFWMENRRVSNKLLCEILGYKLIYKNYKLGLKDCLLNF; this is translated from the coding sequence ATGAAGAATACAGCAAGTTCACTAGATAATAAAAAAAAATTTTTGATCTTAGGATGCGGCTTTAGCGGTAGTTTTTTTGCAAAAGCTATAAGAAAATTTGGTTGTACCGCTTTGACAACTTCAAGATCTGAAAACAGTGATCCAAATAATTATGTTTTTAATAGTGAAAAGGGTATAGTTCCTAATGACAAAATTTTTGATGGGGTCACACATATTCTGAGTTGCATACCTCCCGATAAAAATGGGAAAGATCCAGTTTTAGGAAGTCTGCAAAATAAAATAAAGAGTTTATCTATTGAATGGGCTGGTTATTTATCTACCACAGGAGTATATGGGAACAAAGATGGTGATTGGGTTTCTGAGATAGATAAGCCTAATCCTTTTCAAAAAAGAAGTCATAACAGATTAAATTGCGAAAAAGAGTGGATTAAATCCGGTTTGCCAGTACAAATTTTTAGGTTGCCAGGTATTTATGGACCGGGAAGATCCACTTTTGAAGCAATCAGAAATCAAAAAATTCGAGTTATTTCTAAAAAAGATCAAGTATTTTCAAGGATTCATGTGGCTGACATAACAAATGCAATTATTTATCTATTAAAAAATAAAGACTCTTTAAAATTTCACCAAATAATCAATATTGCAGATGATGAACCCTGTCCTCAAATAGAAGTTATTCAATATTGTTATAATAAGCTTGGGTTAAAAATGCCAAAACCAATATTATTTGAAGAAGCACAAAAAGAATTATCACCTATAGCTCTATCTTTTTGGATGGAAAATAGAAGAGTTTCTAATAAACTATTATGCGAAATACTTGGTTATAAATTAATTTACAAAAACTATAAATTAGGATTAAAAGATTGCTTATTAAATTTTTAA
- a CDS encoding HNH endonuclease: MHINDAVFLEDLCPKFRLRQWRKSIHRFTGKSCIYCGKPSESIDHVLPRSQGGLSTTENCVPACLSCNGDKSDKNALYWYRKQKFYDPRRAMAIRAWLEGDLRLAIRLLQWANPNFMVNNKDYEKDETEYKAA, translated from the coding sequence ATGCATATTAATGATGCGGTGTTTTTAGAGGATTTATGTCCCAAATTCAGATTGAGACAATGGCGAAAATCAATACATAGATTTACTGGTAAAAGTTGTATTTATTGCGGAAAACCATCTGAATCAATTGACCATGTATTACCACGTAGCCAAGGTGGTTTAAGTACAACAGAAAACTGTGTACCTGCATGTCTTTCCTGTAATGGAGATAAATCAGATAAAAATGCATTGTATTGGTATAGAAAACAAAAATTCTATGACCCTCGAAGAGCAATGGCTATAAGAGCTTGGTTAGAAGGTGATTTAAGATTAGCTATAAGATTACTGCAATGGGCAAATCCTAACTTTATGGTAAATAATAAAGATTATGAAAAAGATGAAACAGAATATAAAGCAGCTTGA
- a CDS encoding DUF6554 family protein, with protein sequence MQRFKKKKLTILALGIFTPLNFISLKVNASSFGAEIFCTMRDGGNDHESSWDAAYTYIKKQKGGLFKVSPKNAAAQITETVIREREKFSYCVEYLDNLHPNRKLIRDLQKEEERKEKEAQEKEAKRKRLEKELEEATEEANAEFSEETIERYSY encoded by the coding sequence ATGCAAAGATTTAAGAAGAAAAAACTAACTATATTAGCTTTAGGAATTTTCACTCCTTTAAACTTTATTTCGCTAAAAGTAAATGCAAGTTCATTTGGGGCGGAAATTTTTTGTACTATGAGAGATGGTGGTAATGACCATGAAAGTAGCTGGGATGCAGCGTATACGTATATAAAAAAACAAAAAGGAGGATTATTCAAAGTTTCACCTAAAAATGCAGCAGCGCAAATTACAGAAACAGTTATAAGAGAAAGAGAAAAGTTTAGTTATTGCGTTGAATACTTAGATAACCTTCATCCAAATAGAAAACTAATAAGAGATTTACAAAAAGAAGAAGAAAGAAAAGAAAAGGAAGCTCAAGAAAAAGAAGCAAAGAGAAAAAGGTTAGAAAAAGAATTAGAAGAAGCTACTGAAGAAGCTAACGCTGAATTTTCAGAAGAAACAATTGAAAGATACAGTTACTAA
- a CDS encoding AbrB family transcriptional regulator produces MSNINLIYYLLAGSIFGALALKTGIPAAPLAGALIGASILSLSGKVDIAEWPIGTRTVLEIGIGTVIGTSLTKDSLVDLQTLWRPAILITFTLVITGLAIGLWTSRLLNIDVITTILGAAPGGISGMSLVGSEYGVGAAVATLHAVRLITVLLILPLVVKCLNLIGIIKS; encoded by the coding sequence ATGTCAAACATAAATCTAATATATTATCTACTTGCAGGTAGTATTTTTGGAGCTTTAGCTCTAAAAACAGGTATTCCCGCAGCTCCTCTAGCAGGTGCTTTAATCGGAGCAAGCATATTAAGCCTCAGTGGTAAAGTCGACATAGCAGAGTGGCCAATCGGCACAAGAACGGTATTAGAAATTGGAATTGGAACAGTTATTGGTACATCATTAACTAAAGATTCGTTGGTTGATCTTCAAACCTTATGGAGGCCAGCCATTTTGATAACTTTTACCTTAGTAATTACAGGCCTCGCAATTGGATTATGGACAAGCAGATTACTCAATATAGATGTCATTACAACAATTCTTGGTGCAGCACCAGGAGGTATTAGTGGTATGAGCCTTGTAGGGTCTGAATATGGCGTAGGTGCTGCAGTCGCAACTCTACACGCAGTAAGGTTGATTACCGTGCTTCTAATTCTCCCTTTAGTTGTAAAATGTTTGAACCTAATTGGAATAATAAAATCTTAA
- a CDS encoding pyridoxal-phosphate-dependent aminotransferase family protein, with protein sequence MIPGPTPVPEKVLQALSKHPIGHRSKEFQDLVESTTKNLRWLHQTHNDVLTITGSGTAAMEAGIINTLSKGDKVICGENGKFGERWVKVAEEFGLEVIKIESEWGTPLNPEKFKKLLEEDKQKEIKAVILTHSETSTGVINDLESISSYIRAHNTALSIVDCVTSLGACNVPVDEWQLDIVASGSQKGYMIPPGLSFVAMSQKAWEATEKSNLPKFYLNLKSYRKSLISNSNPYTPAINLVFALEEALNMMREEGLDNIFLRHKKHKLAVSNAVKALNLKLFADERHLSPSITAIDTGEIDAEEFRKTIKNKFDILLAGGQDHLKGKIFRVGHLGYVNDRDIITVISAIGKTLIDLGKITSKEVGEALVEASKYLE encoded by the coding sequence ATGATTCCTGGACCCACTCCAGTACCAGAAAAAGTTTTACAAGCATTAAGTAAACATCCAATAGGCCATCGCAGTAAAGAATTTCAAGATCTAGTAGAAAGTACTACGAAAAATTTACGTTGGCTTCATCAAACTCACAATGATGTTCTAACAATTACTGGTAGTGGAACTGCCGCTATGGAAGCTGGAATAATAAATACCTTAAGTAAAGGAGATAAAGTGATTTGTGGAGAAAATGGAAAATTTGGCGAAAGATGGGTAAAAGTTGCCGAAGAATTTGGTTTAGAAGTAATAAAAATTGAATCAGAATGGGGCACTCCGCTTAATCCAGAAAAATTCAAAAAGTTATTAGAGGAAGATAAGCAAAAGGAAATAAAAGCCGTTATTTTAACTCATTCTGAAACCTCAACAGGTGTCATTAATGATTTAGAAAGTATAAGTTCCTATATTCGAGCACACAACACAGCTTTATCTATTGTTGACTGCGTTACAAGTCTTGGAGCTTGCAATGTACCAGTAGATGAATGGCAGTTAGATATCGTTGCTTCAGGTTCTCAAAAGGGATATATGATACCGCCAGGACTTAGTTTTGTAGCAATGAGCCAAAAAGCATGGGAAGCTACAGAGAAATCGAATTTACCAAAATTTTACTTAAATTTGAAATCCTACAGAAAGAGTCTTATAAGTAATAGTAATCCATATACTCCAGCAATTAATTTGGTTTTTGCTTTAGAGGAAGCTTTAAACATGATGCGAGAAGAAGGATTAGATAATATTTTCCTCAGACATAAAAAACATAAATTAGCAGTGAGTAATGCAGTAAAGGCATTAAATCTCAAATTATTTGCTGATGAAAGACATCTAAGCCCCTCAATAACTGCTATAGATACTGGAGAAATTGATGCTGAAGAATTTAGAAAGACAATAAAAAATAAATTTGATATCCTACTTGCCGGTGGTCAAGATCATTTGAAGGGAAAAATATTTAGAGTCGGTCACTTAGGTTATGTAAACGATAGAGATATAATTACAGTGATTTCTGCTATTGGTAAAACACTTATTGATCTAGGAAAAATAACTAGTAAAGAAGTAGGAGAAGCATTAGTTGAAGCATCTAAGTATCTTGAGTAA
- the cbiD gene encoding cobalt-precorrin-5B (C(1))-methyltransferase CbiD, translating into MKKGFSLPLWVAGAARSALKKLVGLPFENYELIKIPNEKKEIKIEIHSVGLLKDDSHALGISFAKSGLELDITQNLEIWTIASLEKISSNNPVKTNHINIIAGSGVGIKEKTSEICISNFAKEVLYENLLDIIPEGFNLNLEIIFPNGEFLAERTSNKSFGIVGGLSIIGTSAETYSSASPQQLEEAKFNLAKLIQDDFKGKVVFVIGENGLNLANNYNVNLPIIKIGNWIGPLLVDAAIKKVKTVILFGYHGKLIKLAGGIFHTHNHLADGRIEILVYLAVREKLPLEIIVKLSHLNTLEDALLLIERFNKSLADRLFQNLSNTIEKRSFAYVNRYLKTDMEIASIIFDRKRKIRWSGNHGKNYISYFQ; encoded by the coding sequence TTGAAAAAAGGATTTTCTTTACCTTTGTGGGTTGCTGGCGCTGCTAGGTCAGCATTAAAAAAACTAGTAGGATTGCCATTTGAGAATTATGAACTTATAAAAATTCCTAATGAAAAAAAAGAAATAAAAATCGAGATTCATTCTGTTGGTTTACTTAAAGATGACTCACATGCATTAGGAATTTCCTTTGCAAAGTCTGGCTTAGAGCTTGATATTACTCAAAACCTAGAAATATGGACAATAGCTTCTTTAGAAAAAATTTCTTCTAATAATCCTGTTAAAACTAATCATATAAATATTATTGCGGGATCTGGTGTAGGCATAAAAGAGAAAACATCAGAGATATGCATTTCTAATTTTGCTAAGGAAGTTTTATATGAAAATTTATTAGATATTATTCCTGAGGGTTTTAATTTAAATTTAGAAATTATTTTCCCAAATGGGGAGTTTTTAGCTGAAAGAACAAGTAATAAGTCATTTGGTATCGTTGGTGGATTATCCATTATTGGAACTTCTGCCGAGACTTATTCAAGTGCTTCCCCTCAACAATTAGAAGAGGCTAAATTTAATCTAGCAAAGTTGATTCAAGATGATTTTAAAGGGAAAGTTGTTTTTGTTATTGGTGAAAATGGTTTAAATTTAGCAAACAATTATAATGTTAACTTGCCAATTATTAAAATTGGAAATTGGATTGGACCATTATTAGTTGATGCTGCAATAAAAAAAGTTAAAACTGTTATTCTTTTTGGTTATCACGGAAAGTTAATTAAATTAGCAGGTGGTATTTTTCATACACATAATCATTTGGCTGACGGAAGAATTGAGATACTCGTTTATTTAGCCGTTCGAGAAAAGTTGCCATTAGAGATAATTGTCAAATTATCTCATTTAAATACTCTTGAGGATGCACTACTTCTTATTGAAAGATTTAATAAATCTTTAGCTGATAGATTATTCCAAAATCTATCAAATACAATTGAAAAACGTTCTTTTGCTTATGTAAATAGGTATTTAAAAACGGATATGGAAATCGCATCAATCATTTTTGATAGAAAACGGAAAATAAGGTGGTCAGGAAATCATGGTAAAAATTATATTTCTTATTTCCAATGA
- the guaA gene encoding glutamine-hydrolyzing GMP synthase — MSQTSLKKERDPSILILDFGSQYSELIARRIRETNVFSLVVSNCISIEDIHDINPKGIILSGGPNSVYDKNAPTCDEKIFDLGIPILGICYGMQLMVKELGGSVTSAIKKAEYGRAPINVDLECDLLSDVKDKSIMWMSHGDSIHFLPDGFNKIAHTENTVHAAISNDIKKLFGVQFHPEVIHSEFGMTVIKNFVYKISGCAADWTTETYIEETIPRIREQVGNKKVLLALSGGVDSSTLAFLLNKAIGDQLTCMFIDQGFMRKGEPEFLMNFFDKKFHIKVEYINARERFIAKLKGITDPEQKRKIIGEEFIRVFEEESNRLGPFQYLAQGTLYPDVIESAGTNIDPKTGERIAVKIKSHHNVGGLPKDLQFKLVEPLRKLFKDEVRKVGAALGLPDEIIKRHPFPGPGLAIRILGEVNNEKLNCLRDADWIVRDEIKKAGLYNEIWQAFAVLLPVKTVGVMGDKRTYAWPIVLRCVSSEDGMTADWSKIPFQILERIANRIVNEVDSVNRVVYDITSKPPGTIEWE; from the coding sequence ATGAGTCAAACATCTTTAAAAAAAGAACGAGATCCTTCAATATTAATTTTAGATTTTGGATCTCAATATTCTGAATTGATTGCGAGAAGAATCCGAGAAACTAATGTTTTTTCTCTTGTAGTAAGTAACTGTATTTCAATTGAAGATATTCATGACATTAATCCTAAAGGGATAATTTTGAGTGGAGGACCAAATTCTGTATATGACAAAAATGCTCCTACGTGTGATGAAAAAATTTTTGATCTAGGAATTCCTATTCTTGGAATATGCTACGGAATGCAATTAATGGTTAAAGAACTCGGAGGATCTGTTACTTCAGCAATTAAAAAAGCTGAGTATGGAAGGGCACCAATAAATGTAGATTTAGAATGCGACCTACTTTCTGATGTAAAAGATAAATCTATAATGTGGATGAGTCATGGCGATTCAATACACTTTTTACCTGATGGATTTAATAAAATTGCTCATACCGAGAATACAGTTCATGCAGCAATTTCAAATGATATAAAGAAATTATTTGGGGTGCAATTTCATCCTGAAGTAATTCATTCAGAGTTTGGTATGACCGTAATCAAAAATTTTGTTTATAAAATTTCTGGTTGTGCTGCTGACTGGACAACCGAAACCTATATAGAGGAAACTATCCCCAGAATAAGAGAGCAAGTTGGCAATAAAAAAGTTTTGCTTGCCTTGTCTGGAGGAGTTGACTCCTCAACTCTTGCTTTTCTTCTCAATAAAGCAATTGGAGATCAGCTTACATGCATGTTTATAGACCAAGGTTTTATGAGAAAAGGTGAACCAGAATTTTTAATGAATTTTTTTGATAAGAAATTTCACATAAAAGTTGAATATATTAATGCAAGGGAAAGGTTTATCGCTAAATTAAAAGGAATTACTGATCCAGAACAAAAAAGGAAAATTATAGGTGAAGAATTTATTAGAGTATTTGAAGAAGAAAGTAATAGATTAGGACCTTTTCAGTATTTAGCTCAAGGTACTCTTTATCCTGATGTGATTGAAAGTGCTGGTACTAATATTGATCCTAAGACTGGTGAAAGAATAGCTGTAAAAATAAAGAGTCATCATAATGTGGGTGGATTGCCAAAAGATTTACAATTTAAATTAGTTGAGCCATTAAGAAAACTTTTTAAGGATGAAGTCCGAAAAGTTGGAGCTGCTTTAGGTTTGCCAGATGAAATTATAAAAAGGCATCCATTCCCAGGACCAGGATTAGCTATAAGAATTTTGGGAGAGGTAAATAATGAAAAACTTAATTGTTTAAGAGATGCAGACTGGATAGTGAGAGACGAAATTAAAAAAGCTGGTCTTTACAATGAAATTTGGCAGGCTTTTGCAGTATTGCTACCTGTTAAAACTGTGGGAGTGATGGGAGATAAAAGGACTTATGCATGGCCAATAGTTTTACGTTGTGTATCAAGTGAAGATGGTATGACAGCAGATTGGTCAAAAATTCCTTTTCAGATTTTGGAAAGGATCGCAAATAGAATCGTAAACGAAGTAGATTCGGTTAATAGAGTTGTTTATGATATTACAAGCAAACCTCCTGGAACTATTGAGTGGGAGTAA
- a CDS encoding PD-(D/E)XK nuclease family protein — translation MTEIIKLSRSTVEKYLSCPRCCVLDKKYKIKPPSLPFTLNIAVDNLCKNEFDYYRKIQEPHPLFIEYGIDAVPFKHKDLELWRSNFQGIRYKSVEHNYDFGGAIDDIWQKKNGDLIIVDVKATSRNNFDWFETFNKYEYAKAYKRQLEMYQWLFKKNGFQVAQEAYLLYFNGKKNEEFFHNQLNFDVHLIKLDCSNTWVENKIIDTVNLLRSDNFPKPSLNCEYCNYLKKRWQLSKT, via the coding sequence ATGACTGAGATTATTAAATTAAGTAGATCTACTGTTGAGAAATATCTTAGTTGTCCCAGATGTTGTGTACTTGACAAAAAATATAAAATAAAACCACCATCATTACCATTTACTCTAAATATCGCTGTAGATAATTTGTGTAAAAATGAATTTGATTACTACAGAAAAATTCAGGAGCCACATCCTTTATTTATTGAATATGGTATTGATGCTGTCCCTTTTAAACACAAAGATTTAGAACTTTGGAGAAGTAATTTTCAAGGGATAAGATATAAGTCTGTTGAACACAATTATGATTTTGGTGGAGCTATAGACGATATTTGGCAGAAAAAAAATGGTGATCTTATTATCGTTGACGTAAAAGCAACATCTAGAAATAATTTTGATTGGTTTGAGACTTTTAATAAATACGAATATGCAAAAGCTTATAAGAGACAATTGGAAATGTATCAGTGGTTATTTAAAAAAAATGGTTTTCAAGTAGCTCAAGAAGCTTACCTTTTATATTTCAATGGCAAGAAAAATGAAGAGTTTTTTCATAACCAATTAAATTTTGACGTACATCTAATTAAATTAGATTGTTCTAATACATGGGTGGAAAATAAGATAATTGATACGGTCAATTTATTACGTTCGGATAATTTCCCCAAACCTTCCTTAAATTGTGAATATTGTAATTATTTGAAGAAGCGTTGGCAGTTATCGAAAACTTAA